The nucleotide window CCGCACCAGCTCCCCGCCCACCTCTGTCAACAGGATCGGTGCCGTCCCGCCCGGCATCACCACACGCACAGGTCCCGCTTTCACCCAACCCACCCGCCAAGCGGCGCTGGCCACGGCACTGGCGCTGGTACCGGAAGAAGCGGTCGGCCCTTCGCCCCGCTCGAATACCCGGGCAGCGATCTGTCCTTCGGCTTCCAGACAGGCCCATTGCAGGTTCACCCCCGCCGGGCACGGAATCCCGGCGCCACCGGGCGTGGCATAAGCGATACGGGTCAAGCTTTGGGAAAGTGCCGGGGCGCTCATCTGCGCATTGCTCGGCAGCGCTTCGGCGCTGTCCACCAAGGTCACGCAATGGGGGTTGCCCATGCTCACGAACTGACTGTTGCCCCACGCCGGGTTCAACGCTTGCAGCACCGCCACTCGGCTGACTTCGCGCTGGTTGAAGCGCACGCTTTCCGTCGTTTGGGCAGCAACGGCCTGGGGCCCGAACAGCGGTTGCCCAAGGTCCAGCCAGAAGCCCTGCGTGCCTTCGAACTCAGCGGCACGAACCGACGTTTGCAGCGGCGATGAGCCTGCGTGTTTGTCGTGATGTACCTGCAACACACAATCGTCCTCTCCCGGCATCAAACCTTGTGCCTGTAGGGCATGGGAGAAAATGGTCAGGCCGTTGCCACTGCGCTCGGCCAGGGTACCGTCGGTGTTGACGATCAACAGGTCAAAGGGCGGTTCGTCCTGGAACGGCCCGATCAGCAGACCGTCGCTGCGATGAGCCTTGGCGCCCGGTGGTTGCTCACCCGGCGCCCAGGCGCAAAACCCATGCACCGCAGCCGCTGCCCAGGACTCACGCGCCTGTGCCGCCTGGGCCGCAGACGACGGCAGGTCCACACCTTGGGCACGGACCTGTTGCGGTGAAACGACACCATAGATATTGCCGCGTGCATCATAGAACTGCGTCATGGACCCGATCCGCATTCAACCAGCAGGGTCGCCACTGTATGCTGCCCTGGCCTGTGGGAGCAAAGCTTGCTCGATGCAGCACCCTCGGTCGGCACCTAGAGGTCGCCGTGAGGTCAGTGGATATGCCAGCATAGGGTTCCCACCCGCATCACAGCCTCGCAAAACCAAGGACGCTTCATGACCGCCATCACGCCCCCACCCACGTTTGTGCCCGGACGCCTGGAACAGATGTCCACCCGCATCGCTTATCTCATCGCCGGCGTCGGCATCGCCGCCTGGGCACCACTGGTGCCTTATGCCAAGGTGCGGGCGAACCTGGATGAAGGCACCCTCGGCCTGCTGTTGTTGTGCCTGGGGGTGGGGTCGATCCTGGCGATGCCGATTTCCGGCGCATTGGCGGCACGGTTCGGCTGTCGACGGGTGCTGAGCGGTGGCACGGTCCTGATCTGCCTGGCGTTGCCTTTGCTGGCGACGATGAGCACGTTTTCCTGGTTGGTGGCCGCGTTGTTTCTGTTCGGCGCCGGGCTCGGCACGGTGGACTCGACCGTGAATCTGCAAGCGGTGATCGTCGAGCGGGCCAGTGGCAAGACCATGATGTCGGGCTTCCACGGCATGTTCAGCCTCGGCGGGATCATCGGCGCGGCTGGCGTCAGCGCCCTGCTCGGCCTAGGGTTGTCGCCGCTGGGCGCGACGCTGGTGGTCAATGGATTGCTGCTGGTGGCACTGTTCAAGGCCGCGCCGCACTTGCTGCCTTATGGCAGTGAAAGCTCGGGCCCGGCGTTCGCCGTTCCCCACGGCATCGTGTTGTTTATCGGCATCCTGTGTTTCATCGTGTTCCTGGCCGAAGGGGCGGTGCTGGATTGGAGCGCCGTGTTCCTGGCCACAGAGCGCGGGGTCGAGACCGCCTATGCCGGGTTGGGTTATGCCGCGTTCGCGCTGACCATGACCGTCGGCCGCCTGACCGGCGATGCGGTGGTGCACCGCCTGGGCGCCCGACGGGTGATCATCTATGGCGGCACCACGGCCGCAGTCGGCTTCCTGCTGGCCACCCTGGCGCCGATGTGGCAGGCAGCGCTGTTGGGTTATGCGTTGGTGGGAGCCGGCTGTTCGAACATCGTGCCGGTGTTGTACACCGCCGTCGGCAAACAGACCCTGATGCCAGAAGCGATTGCCGTACCGGCCATCACCACCATCGGCTACGCCGGCATCCTCGCCGGCCCGGCGCTGATCGGGTTCGTGGCCCACGGCAGCAGCCTGAGCGTGGCCTTCGGGCTGCTGGCGTTGTCGCTGGTAGTGGTGGCGGCCAGTGGGAAGGTCCTGAAAGTCTGAATGTTCCCGGAACCCTTGTGGCGAGGGGATTTATCCCCGCTGGGCTGCGAAGCGGCCCCAACCAATCGATGCAGTGTGTCAGGACACACCGAGGGGCCTGGTTTTAGGGCTGCTTCGCAGCCCAGCGGGGATAAATCCCCTCGCCACAGAAGCAGATGTGAAACTTAAAAGCCCACGCTGGCCTGCACGAAGAACGTCCGCGGGGCGCCGGCGTAGATCCCCGAGTTGTTGTCGCTGGAGCGGGTGTAGTACTGATGATCGAACAGGTTTTTCACCCCGGCGCCGAGTTTCAGGTTCGACAGTTGCTCACCGAAGTCGTAACCCGCGCGCACGTTCCACAGCACGTAGCCTGGCATGTCGCCGAACTGCCCATCGGCGCTGCCGTGGGTATGGTAGTTATCGCTGAAGCTGCCATCGGCATTGACGCTGTTGCCCGGTGAGCGTTGCTTGGACTGGGCAAAGACATCGAGGTTGTAGGTCCAGCGATTGGCTTCGTAACGCAACCCCACGTTTGCCACCTGGCGGGAGTAGAACGGCAGGTCACGTCCCTTGAAGCTCGGGATCTCACCTTCATAGGTCGCCCGGGTGTAGGTGAAGCCGGCATTGGCGCTCAAGCCTTCGAGGCGTGGGTCCAGCGCGGCCATGTCGTAATGCACCGAGGCTTCCAGGCCCTGGTGCTTGGTGGCGCCCATGTTGGTCCAGCCCACATCGTTGCTGATGTACTGCAATTCGTCGTCGAAGTCGATGTAGAACAGCGTCACTTCCCCGCCCCACACGTCATCGTTGTAGCGCGTGCCGATTTCGTAGGTCTTGGCCTTTTCCGGGCTCAGGCCGTTGGCGGTGTTGTTGCCATCGCCGCCCTGGCCCAGTTGGAAATATTGCAGGCTGCCAAACGAAGTCTCGTAGTTGGCGAACAGCTTCCAGGCATCGGACAGGTGGTACATCACGCTCAGGGCCGGCAGCGGCTCGTTGCTGTCGATGCTGCGACGTTTCTCCTGCACCGGACGGCCGGCCGTGTCGAGCACCGGGCGGTCGTGCCACTGCGTACTGATGCTTTCAAAGCGGATGCCCGGGGTGATGGTCCATTTGCCGACGTCGATCTTGTCATCGACATAGACCGCGTGGGCCTCGGTGCCGCCGGTACGGTCCTGATAGACATGGCCGTCGGAGCCCGGACGCACCACCGGCTGGTTATCGCGCAACGCCAGGCGACTGGCCTCTTCGTGCATGCCCTCCTTGAGGTAGCGATAACCGACACTGGCCTCCTGGGTGGTGGCGCCGAGGTCGAATACATGGGACACCCGCGGCTCGATGCCGAAGGTGTAGTAGGTACGCGGGTAGGACACCAACGTGCGCTGGTCCCGGGCGGCAATGGTGCTGCCACGGTAGCTGTCCGAGTAATAAGTCAGCACCTCGGCCTGGGTACGCTCGCTGATTTCCCGGATCCACTTGAACGAGACGTCCTTGCGCCGTCCGCTGAAGTTGTCCCAGTCGCGGTCGGACTGGTACGGGTCGGCGTCGTACTGGGCCTGGGTCAGCCCGCCCGGCATGTCGGCCCGGGCGTCGTAGTAATGCAGGTTCAGCGAGAAATCGTCCACCTCGGTGGGCGCCCAATGGGTCTTGAGGATGACGTCGTCGATGTCGTTGCCATTGTTGCTCTGGCGATAACCGTTGCCGTTCACACCTGAATACAGCAGCGCAACGCCCAAACCGTTATCCGCCGTGCCACCGAGGAACGCCGTGTCGATGTGCTTCCAGCCACCGCGCTGGGAAGTTTCCAGGGTCGTGCCGATTTCGCCGGTGGCTTTTTCCGGGATGGCGCGAGTCACGAAGTTGATCACCCCGCCGACGTTCTGCGGCCCATAGCGCACAGACCCGGCGCCGCGCACCACGTCGATGCTGTCCAGGTTGCCCGAAGAGATCGGGGCCATGGACAGTTGCGGCTGACCATACGGCGCAAACGCCGCCGGCACGCCGTCGATCAGCACGGTAGAACGTGGCGACAGCCGTGACGTGAGGCCGCGCACGCCGACGTTCAGGGCGATGTCGCTGCCACCGGTGCCGTTGGCGTCCTGCACCTGCACGCCCGGCACGCGCCGCAACACTTCGCCGACATTCATGGCGCCCTGCTCCACCATCGCTTCGCGACGGATCACCGTCCGCGCGCCGGGATGGTTCTGCACCACTTCGGCGTTGGCGTCGCCGAGCCAGTCGCCCACCACCTGGATTTCGGTAGTCCCCAGTTCCATCGGGCCACTGGTGGACACCGATGGTGCCGGCAACACGGTCACCGAACCTTCATCGAGTTGGTAGCGCAGCCCGCTGCCCTGCAGCAATTGGCGCAAGGCCGCTTCCGGCGACAGATTGCCGTCCACGGCCGGGGCCTGTTTGCCGGCCACCACCTCCGGACGGAAGAAAACCTGCAACGAGGTCTGCTGCCCAAGCTGGCTCAAGGCCTGGCCCAGCGGCTGCGCCTGGATATGAATCGCGGTGGCGGCCTGATCGGCGAAAGCCTGGGGCAGCGCGGCGCTGACGGCCAGGGTCAAGGCCAGCGGCAGCCAGGGTGCAGAAGTGCGGTTGTTGTTTTTGGCGGGGGTTTTCACGTCGAACCTTGTCCTGTCAAATCGCAAGAATACGCGTCTGTTAATGCAAACCAGTTGCAGTTGGACAAGAAGACGAAGAACTCGAAAAAAACCTGAATCTATCGCGCAATTATTTCCTGGCTGCCGTCGTCCAGGGTATGAACGGCCACCGGCAGGATATTCGGCAAGGCCTTGATCAGCGCTTCGGGGTTGTCGGCACGGAACACGCTGGTCAGGAGCAGGTTGCCCACCGCTGCACTGCCAACCCGCAGGGGTTTGCCGCGATAACGGGAGACTTCTTCCGCCACGTCCCTCAGCGGCGCGTTGTTGAATACCAGTTTGCCGTTGCGCCAGGCGGTGAGTTCATCGGCGTTGATCGCATAAGGCGCAGCGACCTTGCCTTGGGCATCGATCCGGGTACCAAACCCTGCCGTGAGGTTGACGAACTGAGCCTGCGGCGCATCGCGCCCCTGGACCTTGACGCTGCCCTGCTCCACCGCCACCCGGGTGTTGTCGGCATCGCGGCGCACGTCGAAGCGCGTGCCGGTCACTGTCACCTGGCCGTTGCCCGCCTCCACGGTGAATGGCCGACCGGCGTCATGCTCGACGCTGAACAAGGCCTCGCCTTCGGCCAGTTCCACTCGCCGTTGGTGATGGGCAAATCGAATCCGCACCCGGCTGCGGCTGTTGAGGTCGATCATCGAGCCGTCCGGCAAGGCGATGTGCCGGCGCTCACCCAGGGCCGTGGCAAATTCCGCGCTGTATTCGGTGGGAGAACCCAGGCCGCTGAACAAGCCCAATCCAACCGCCACCGCGAGCAGGCCGGCGGCCACTGCATATCGCAACAGGGGTCGACGCTTGGGTCGCGCGGCGGGACGTTCGCACAGCGTTTGCAGGCGTTCCCTGGGCACCAGGTCCGTGGCACTCCAAATACCTTGCAACAATTGGATTTCGTCGCGATGGATGGGATGTTCGTCCAGCCAGGCGTGAAAATGCTGGCGCTCCTCGACGCTCATGGCCGGGGCTTGCAAGCGCAGGAACCATCGCGCCGCATCGTCGCGAAGCCTGTCCCGCCCGCACGGGCATTCACGGCTATCGGTCATGGGAGGTCCTGTGGTTCAAATTAGCCGGACTCATGGTCGCCAGGCTCAAGTGGCCGGATTCGGATGGGAGCGCGCGAGGAGTCATAGATCACCATCCAGGCGATCACGCAGATGCCGCAGGGTGCGGATCATATACTTTTCCACCATGTTTTTTGACAGCCCCAGGCGCTCGGCGATTTCCGCCTGGGTCAGGCCTTCGATCTTCTGCCAGACAAACACGGTGCGGCAGTTGGCCGGAAGCTCGGCAAGCGCCCGCTCGATGGAGTCCGCCAGCTGGATCGCGTGCATGAAATGCTCCGGGTCGCTGGAAAACGACTGACTATGGTCGACAGCCTCCTCCATGGCACCCCGTCGATCTTCGCGCCGATAGCCATCGACTGCGATGTTGCGTGCCGTCTGGTGCAGATAGGCCCGTGGCTGCTCGACACCGGCCGAATTGGCCTCAAGCACCCGCACGAAAGTGTCGTGAGCCAGGTCCTCGGCCTGTTCGCGATTGCGCAGGCGCCGGGTCCAGGTCCCGATCAACTCTTCGTAATGCTCGAAAAAGCCGGGTTTGCGAGGCAACTTGAGGGTCATTACGGCGCGCTGCGGGGACGGGGTCTGAATAGTAATGGTTACCATTAATGAGAAGCAACGGATTCAGACCCGCAACTGGCGGACGGTCAAGCACACCGCCAACGTTCCGCATAGAACCAAGGTCCAGCCCAACGCCTGGCCCCAGCCGGCGAGCATCAGCGCACCACTGATCAACAAGTAATAGAACAAGCCGAACAGTGCCCCGGCGGTACCCAGGCAATCGCGATAATGAGCGAGCGCGGTGCCGAGCACATTAGGTATGGCCACGCCGAACGCCAGTACGATCAACAGCATCGCGGCGACAAAAACAGGGCTGCCGAGCAGACCCTGAACACTCATCCCACCGATCAGCAGCATCAGTGCCGCGATAGCCGACAACCGGTTGCCCTTGAACCCTCGTGCCAGCAGCCGCTTGTTCAGCCAGGCGCCCAAACCCGAGCCCAGCGCCAGGATGACGCCACTGTAACCGAACAACCTGGGGCTCAACCCAAGCCGCTCGAATTGGAATGGCCCAAGATTGTAGTAGCTGAACAGCGCGACGTTGAAAGTCGCCACCAGTAATGTCGACCGCCAGATGGCCGGGTCCTTGAGCATCCGCCAAAGCGTCTTCAGCAGCGGTGGCGACACCAGGTTGGCCGGTAGTGTCTCAGGCAGTGAACGCGCGCTCCAGAACAGGAGGATCAGCGACAGTGCCAACAAGGCGCCGAGTACCCCCTGGTAACCAAAGAACTCCACCAGGCCGGCACCACAGAACAGGCCAATCGCCGGACTGGCCGCCAGGGCGATGCCGATCATCGAGAAGACCTGTCCCAGTTCAGCACCCTGAAAACGGTCGCGCAGGATCGTCTGGGTCACTACCGAACCAACCGCCGCACCAAACGCAGCCAACGCCTGAAGCGCCAGCAAGGCATTGAAGGTATCGACACCCAGCGCCAGCACCGTTGCCGATGCATACAACGCCATGCCGCCGAGCATGGCGGGCCGACGACCGATGCGGTCACACAGGCGCCCCCACACCATCACACCCAGGGCGAAACCGAGGAAAAATACAGACAATGTCTGCGCTGCCATTTGGGCGCCGACGGTAAATTTAAGACTGATGTCTCCCAGTGCAGGGCTATAGAGCGTCTGGGCGATCTGGGGAAACATCACCAGGGCAATCGCCAGTTTGAGTAAATATCTTGAAGTCATGACAGCAAGCTCGTCGGATTGAAGACGAGCCATTTTAGAGGTTCGCGTTTGTCGTATTATCCAAAGCCAGACAACTAATCGCTGAAATCGGACACCTTATGGCCTGGCTCGACTCTCATGCCCATTTCGACCCTGACCGCCACCACGCAGCGGTGATCGGCCTGGCGTCGACGCTGGGCCAGCACGACTCCGGCCTGCACAAACATCAGCGCGGCCAACTGTTGTTCACACGCCGAGGTTGTGCCCGCATCAC belongs to Pseudomonas sp. B21-028 and includes:
- a CDS encoding diaminopimelate epimerase; translation: MTQFYDARGNIYGVVSPQQVRAQGVDLPSSAAQAAQARESWAAAAVHGFCAWAPGEQPPGAKAHRSDGLLIGPFQDEPPFDLLIVNTDGTLAERSGNGLTIFSHALQAQGLMPGEDDCVLQVHHDKHAGSSPLQTSVRAAEFEGTQGFWLDLGQPLFGPQAVAAQTTESVRFNQREVSRVAVLQALNPAWGNSQFVSMGNPHCVTLVDSAEALPSNAQMSAPALSQSLTRIAYATPGGAGIPCPAGVNLQWACLEAEGQIAARVFERGEGPTASSGTSASAVASAAWRVGWVKAGPVRVVMPGGTAPILLTEVGGELVRVSLFGAARLL
- a CDS encoding MFS transporter yields the protein MTAITPPPTFVPGRLEQMSTRIAYLIAGVGIAAWAPLVPYAKVRANLDEGTLGLLLLCLGVGSILAMPISGALAARFGCRRVLSGGTVLICLALPLLATMSTFSWLVAALFLFGAGLGTVDSTVNLQAVIVERASGKTMMSGFHGMFSLGGIIGAAGVSALLGLGLSPLGATLVVNGLLLVALFKAAPHLLPYGSESSGPAFAVPHGIVLFIGILCFIVFLAEGAVLDWSAVFLATERGVETAYAGLGYAAFALTMTVGRLTGDAVVHRLGARRVIIYGGTTAAVGFLLATLAPMWQAALLGYALVGAGCSNIVPVLYTAVGKQTLMPEAIAVPAITTIGYAGILAGPALIGFVAHGSSLSVAFGLLALSLVVVAASGKVLKV
- a CDS encoding TonB-dependent receptor; its protein translation is MKTPAKNNNRTSAPWLPLALTLAVSAALPQAFADQAATAIHIQAQPLGQALSQLGQQTSLQVFFRPEVVAGKQAPAVDGNLSPEAALRQLLQGSGLRYQLDEGSVTVLPAPSVSTSGPMELGTTEIQVVGDWLGDANAEVVQNHPGARTVIRREAMVEQGAMNVGEVLRRVPGVQVQDANGTGGSDIALNVGVRGLTSRLSPRSTVLIDGVPAAFAPYGQPQLSMAPISSGNLDSIDVVRGAGSVRYGPQNVGGVINFVTRAIPEKATGEIGTTLETSQRGGWKHIDTAFLGGTADNGLGVALLYSGVNGNGYRQSNNGNDIDDVILKTHWAPTEVDDFSLNLHYYDARADMPGGLTQAQYDADPYQSDRDWDNFSGRRKDVSFKWIREISERTQAEVLTYYSDSYRGSTIAARDQRTLVSYPRTYYTFGIEPRVSHVFDLGATTQEASVGYRYLKEGMHEEASRLALRDNQPVVRPGSDGHVYQDRTGGTEAHAVYVDDKIDVGKWTITPGIRFESISTQWHDRPVLDTAGRPVQEKRRSIDSNEPLPALSVMYHLSDAWKLFANYETSFGSLQYFQLGQGGDGNNTANGLSPEKAKTYEIGTRYNDDVWGGEVTLFYIDFDDELQYISNDVGWTNMGATKHQGLEASVHYDMAALDPRLEGLSANAGFTYTRATYEGEIPSFKGRDLPFYSRQVANVGLRYEANRWTYNLDVFAQSKQRSPGNSVNADGSFSDNYHTHGSADGQFGDMPGYVLWNVRAGYDFGEQLSNLKLGAGVKNLFDHQYYTRSSDNNSGIYAGAPRTFFVQASVGF
- a CDS encoding FecR family protein, which codes for MTDSRECPCGRDRLRDDAARWFLRLQAPAMSVEERQHFHAWLDEHPIHRDEIQLLQGIWSATDLVPRERLQTLCERPAARPKRRPLLRYAVAAGLLAVAVGLGLFSGLGSPTEYSAEFATALGERRHIALPDGSMIDLNSRSRVRIRFAHHQRRVELAEGEALFSVEHDAGRPFTVEAGNGQVTVTGTRFDVRRDADNTRVAVEQGSVKVQGRDAPQAQFVNLTAGFGTRIDAQGKVAAPYAINADELTAWRNGKLVFNNAPLRDVAEEVSRYRGKPLRVGSAAVGNLLLTSVFRADNPEALIKALPNILPVAVHTLDDGSQEIIAR
- a CDS encoding sigma-70 family RNA polymerase sigma factor, producing MTLKLPRKPGFFEHYEELIGTWTRRLRNREQAEDLAHDTFVRVLEANSAGVEQPRAYLHQTARNIAVDGYRREDRRGAMEEAVDHSQSFSSDPEHFMHAIQLADSIERALAELPANCRTVFVWQKIEGLTQAEIAERLGLSKNMVEKYMIRTLRHLRDRLDGDL
- a CDS encoding MFS transporter: MTSRYLLKLAIALVMFPQIAQTLYSPALGDISLKFTVGAQMAAQTLSVFFLGFALGVMVWGRLCDRIGRRPAMLGGMALYASATVLALGVDTFNALLALQALAAFGAAVGSVVTQTILRDRFQGAELGQVFSMIGIALAASPAIGLFCGAGLVEFFGYQGVLGALLALSLILLFWSARSLPETLPANLVSPPLLKTLWRMLKDPAIWRSTLLVATFNVALFSYYNLGPFQFERLGLSPRLFGYSGVILALGSGLGAWLNKRLLARGFKGNRLSAIAALMLLIGGMSVQGLLGSPVFVAAMLLIVLAFGVAIPNVLGTALAHYRDCLGTAGALFGLFYYLLISGALMLAGWGQALGWTLVLCGTLAVCLTVRQLRV